The Campylobacter concisus genome contains a region encoding:
- a CDS encoding molybdenum cofactor guanylyltransferase, giving the protein MQTCVILAGGKSSRMGQDKTLLPFGGFKTLTHYEVAKFSKVFDEVYVSSKFEKFSPPLKLIKDENNDNYSPMLALYSILKNFDHSIFVIPADMPFFDLKSLEELAKFKDEFDMVVASDNEHIHSLCGFFSPRLATLAHEFYLKNEHKIGLLRKSCKCKVVNFKDSEQFFNVNFPDEYEMAKKIQEKKIDDE; this is encoded by the coding sequence GCTCGCGTATGGGGCAAGATAAGACACTTTTGCCATTTGGTGGTTTTAAGACGCTTACTCATTATGAGGTTGCGAAATTTAGCAAAGTTTTTGACGAAGTTTATGTAAGCTCAAAATTTGAGAAATTTAGCCCGCCACTAAAGCTTATAAAAGATGAAAATAACGATAACTATTCGCCAATGCTCGCACTTTACTCTATTCTTAAAAATTTTGATCATAGCATTTTTGTGATACCAGCTGATATGCCATTTTTTGATCTTAAAAGCTTAGAGGAGCTTGCTAAATTTAAAGATGAATTTGACATGGTCGTGGCCAGTGATAATGAGCACATTCACTCGCTTTGTGGTTTTTTTAGCCCAAGGCTTGCCACTTTGGCTCATGAGTTTTATTTAAAAAATGAGCATAAAATCGGACTTTTGAGAAAAAGCTGTAAATGCAAAGTCGTAAATTTTAAAGATAGTGAGCAGTTTTTTAACGTTAATTTCCCTGATGAATACGAAATGGCAAAGAAAATCCAAGAAAAGAAGATAGATGATGAGTAA